The following coding sequences lie in one Synechococcus sp. PCC 7336 genomic window:
- a CDS encoding V-type ATP synthase subunit B has protein sequence MSQTLIRYSNIVEIVGDIIRVKVPESAYKTETKPCFGDLAFVDSSSSGQSIAQVINVKHNIVALQVFQGTKGISTDSSVRFLGHPMQMTYSDNILGRIFRGTGEPIDGGPDLTNEPKVTIGGPSVNPVRRVLASKMIRTDIPMIDVFNCLVESQKIPIFSVAGEPFNQFLARIGIQAQADVVVFGGLGLIFDEYYSFRSAFEAAGVSARTVMVVNLASHPIVERILVPDMVLAVAEHFAVEEGKRVLVLLSDMTAFADALKEIGIAMDQVPSNRGYMGDLYSQLARRYEKAADYAQGGSVTILTVTTMPGDDITHPVPDNTGYITEGQFYLHDGVIDPFGSLSRLKQHVIGKATREDHSQIMNATIRFYAGAIDAEQKQSMAFELSEFDRRLLKFGQLFRTRFMNIEVSMPLEEALDLAWKTLAECFKPEELLMKQALVDKYYPQNLQVADSKLANSESKPDAAKVA, from the coding sequence ATGTCGCAAACATTGATTCGTTATTCCAACATTGTCGAGATTGTTGGGGATATTATTCGGGTCAAGGTGCCCGAAAGTGCTTACAAAACTGAGACAAAGCCTTGCTTTGGCGACCTCGCTTTTGTGGACAGCAGCAGCAGCGGCCAATCTATCGCTCAGGTTATCAATGTCAAGCACAATATTGTTGCTCTCCAGGTGTTCCAGGGGACCAAGGGAATCTCGACTGACTCGTCGGTCAGGTTCCTCGGCCATCCCATGCAAATGACCTATTCAGACAATATTCTCGGCAGAATCTTCCGAGGAACCGGAGAACCCATTGACGGCGGTCCAGACCTGACCAACGAGCCCAAGGTAACCATTGGCGGGCCTTCGGTCAACCCCGTGCGGCGCGTCTTGGCCTCCAAAATGATCCGCACTGACATCCCCATGATTGATGTCTTCAATTGCCTGGTGGAGAGTCAAAAGATTCCCATCTTTTCCGTGGCCGGCGAACCGTTCAATCAGTTCCTGGCTCGGATTGGCATACAGGCCCAGGCTGACGTTGTCGTGTTTGGAGGGCTGGGTCTCATTTTTGATGAATATTACTCCTTCCGTTCCGCCTTTGAAGCAGCGGGCGTCTCGGCACGTACTGTGATGGTTGTGAATCTGGCTTCTCATCCCATCGTCGAGCGCATTCTCGTGCCCGACATGGTCTTGGCAGTGGCAGAACATTTTGCCGTGGAAGAAGGCAAGCGAGTTTTGGTGTTGCTCTCGGATATGACGGCCTTTGCCGACGCCCTCAAAGAGATCGGGATTGCGATGGACCAGGTTCCCTCCAATCGGGGCTACATGGGCGATCTCTACTCCCAACTGGCTCGACGCTACGAAAAGGCTGCCGATTACGCTCAGGGGGGGTCTGTCACAATTCTCACGGTCACCACCATGCCAGGGGACGACATCACCCACCCGGTCCCCGACAATACTGGCTACATTACTGAAGGCCAGTTCTATCTCCACGATGGCGTTATCGATCCGTTTGGCTCTCTCTCTCGCCTCAAACAACACGTCATCGGCAAGGCCACCCGCGAAGATCACAGCCAAATTATGAATGCCACAATCCGCTTTTATGCTGGCGCAATCGATGCCGAGCAAAAACAGTCGATGGCATTCGAGCTCTCCGAGTTCGATCGCAGGCTGTTGAAATTCGGTCAACTGTTCAGAACCCGGTTTATGAATATCGAAGTCTCCATGCCGCTGGAGGAAGCTCTCGATCTAGCCTGGAAAACCCTGGCAGAATGCTTCAAACCGGAAGAGTTGCTGATGAAGCAAGCGCTTGTCGATAAGTACTATCCCCAGAACCTGCAGGTGGCAGACTCTAAACTGGCAAACTCTGAATCGAAGC
- the gltS gene encoding sodium/glutamate symporter, with protein sequence MVALSNTVYTANAIDMLSISISVLFLGMFINRKVQFLRDNYIPPAVTGGLLFSILAMFLYSRLGIEINFDLRFRDLLLLVFFSTVGLSARIRTLLAGGKALASLIVVAAVFLFVQDVTGIGLALLTGQHPGYGLMGGSVSFAGGHGTAIAWGMEAEAAGLTDASAVGIAFATFGLICGGLLGGPIARQLMKRIDREHSSEDKTVAGPKLETDAARDVASPSDWLFEVLKALLLLALCVSLGDAVNRFLFAEGVLLPGFLTSMFVAIAIANLFDLMGIPLDKELIDRFGEVSLNIFLSMSLMSLQLWTLASGAQLIVLLLFLQVLLISYFAAIVVFRVMGQDYDAVVVSAGFVGLGLGATPIAIANMDAVTRRYGPSPKAFLVIPLLGACFIDLLNAATIKFFIAVIARWFL encoded by the coding sequence ATGGTGGCATTGTCGAACACTGTTTACACAGCCAATGCGATCGACATGCTCTCCATAAGCATCTCGGTGCTATTTCTGGGTATGTTTATCAACCGCAAAGTTCAGTTTCTGAGAGATAACTATATCCCTCCAGCGGTGACTGGCGGCCTGCTGTTCAGCATCCTTGCGATGTTTTTGTACAGCCGACTCGGCATTGAAATCAACTTTGACTTGCGATTTCGCGACCTGTTGCTACTAGTGTTTTTCAGTACCGTCGGCTTATCGGCTAGGATACGTACTCTCCTGGCAGGCGGAAAAGCCCTGGCGAGCCTGATTGTTGTGGCGGCAGTATTCCTGTTCGTCCAGGATGTCACGGGCATCGGTCTGGCACTGCTGACCGGACAGCACCCCGGCTATGGCTTGATGGGGGGCAGCGTGTCATTTGCTGGCGGCCACGGCACCGCGATCGCTTGGGGTATGGAAGCAGAAGCAGCCGGATTAACAGACGCCAGCGCAGTGGGAATTGCCTTCGCCACATTCGGACTCATTTGCGGAGGCTTGTTGGGCGGCCCCATAGCGCGCCAATTGATGAAAAGAATCGATCGCGAGCACTCGTCTGAAGATAAAACTGTCGCAGGCCCAAAGCTGGAGACGGATGCAGCCCGAGATGTGGCAAGCCCTTCGGATTGGTTGTTCGAGGTTTTGAAAGCACTACTGCTTCTAGCGCTCTGTGTCAGCCTGGGAGACGCAGTCAACCGATTCCTGTTTGCGGAAGGTGTCCTGCTACCCGGCTTCCTGACCTCCATGTTTGTTGCTATTGCCATCGCGAATCTGTTCGATCTGATGGGCATACCGCTCGACAAGGAACTGATAGACCGTTTTGGAGAAGTCAGCCTCAATATCTTCCTCAGCATGAGTTTAATGAGTCTGCAACTGTGGACTTTGGCCAGCGGCGCACAGTTGATTGTGTTGTTGTTATTCCTGCAGGTGTTACTGATAAGCTACTTTGCGGCTATTGTTGTTTTTCGCGTGATGGGGCAAGACTACGACGCAGTGGTCGTATCGGCAGGCTTTGTCGGTCTCGGCCTGGGTGCCACTCCGATCGCGATCGCCAACATGGATGCCGTAACCCGTCGCTACGGTCCCTCGCCAAAAGCTTTTCTGGTCATACCGCTGCTTGGCGCCTGCTTTATCGATCTGCTGAATGCGGCTACCATCAAGTTCTTTATTGCCGTTATTGCGCGCTGGTTTCTATAG
- a CDS encoding CsbD family protein, which produces MSIEERLKATAKNIEGKVQEAVGEITGNPEDKAEGQLKQAEAEAEHEIENLKDKTKEMID; this is translated from the coding sequence ATGTCGATCGAAGAACGACTAAAAGCAACTGCTAAAAATATTGAAGGTAAAGTTCAGGAAGCTGTAGGGGAAATTACTGGCAACCCTGAGGATAAAGCTGAAGGTCAACTGAAGCAGGCCGAAGCCGAAGCCGAGCATGAAATAGAGAACCTCAAGGACAAGACAAAGGAAATGATTGACTAG
- a CDS encoding CsbD family protein, with amino-acid sequence MGTEERIKATAKNLEGKAQEAVGELTGDPEIKAEGKAKQAEAQVAQEKENIKDKAKDVID; translated from the coding sequence ATGGGTACTGAAGAAAGAATAAAAGCTACAGCTAAAAATCTCGAAGGTAAAGCTCAAGAGGCAGTAGGTGAATTGACCGGCGATCCAGAAATCAAGGCTGAAGGCAAAGCAAAGCAAGCTGAAGCTCAAGTTGCTCAAGAGAAAGAGAACATCAAGGATAAGGCCAAAGATGTAATCGATTAG
- a CDS encoding Uma2 family endonuclease, translated as MTPSILKMPATATLASDQFYDLCRANPDWKLERTAEGDLVVMAPTGGETGARNASLLMKLGLWNEQSQLGIVFDSSTGFHLPNGADRSPDAAWIKRDRWNALTPQQREKFPPLAPDFAMELMSPSDNLAEARAKLQEYIDNGVQLGWLLNRGTKQVEIYRPGQPKEMLQQPTQLLGSPILPDFVLKLDGFW; from the coding sequence ATGACCCCCTCCATCCTCAAGATGCCTGCTACAGCAACACTCGCATCCGACCAGTTCTACGATTTGTGCCGAGCAAATCCAGACTGGAAGCTAGAACGAACGGCAGAGGGAGATCTCGTGGTTATGGCTCCAACGGGGGGCGAGACAGGAGCTCGGAACGCCAGTCTACTGATGAAGTTAGGTCTGTGGAACGAGCAATCTCAACTGGGAATTGTCTTTGACTCTTCGACTGGGTTTCACTTGCCAAACGGTGCAGACCGTTCGCCTGACGCGGCATGGATAAAACGAGATCGATGGAATGCTCTTACCCCTCAACAACGAGAGAAATTTCCGCCCCTCGCTCCCGATTTTGCGATGGAACTGATGTCTCCCAGTGACAATTTGGCAGAGGCTCGAGCCAAGCTGCAAGAGTATATAGATAATGGCGTGCAGCTAGGTTGGCTATTGAATCGCGGCACAAAGCAGGTTGAGATTTATCGCCCCGGACAGCCAAAGGAGATGTTGCAACAACCAACTCAGCTATTGGGGAGTCCTATTTTGCCCGATTTTGTATTAAAGCTTGATGGCTTTTGGTAA
- a CDS encoding chlorophyll a/b-binding protein has protein sequence MPKGVTVDERGRLNNFAIEPEMYVEQSSIGFTQQAEQLNGRLAMIGLLSALAIELLTGRGVIAAFTNGLF, from the coding sequence ATGCCAAAGGGTGTAACCGTAGACGAACGAGGCCGTTTGAATAACTTTGCGATCGAGCCGGAGATGTATGTGGAGCAATCCAGCATTGGGTTCACACAACAAGCCGAGCAACTGAATGGCCGCTTGGCAATGATTGGGCTTCTCTCTGCTCTGGCGATCGAACTTCTCACCGGTCGCGGAGTCATTGCGGCTTTCACAAACGGGTTGTTTTAG
- a CDS encoding glycosyltransferase family 1 protein has protein sequence MRVALFTETFLPKIDGIVTRLCHTIEHLTAHGNEVIAIAPDVDGAPRRFARARVYGMPGIPLPMYPELKLAAPGPAIGRVLRRFRPDIIHVVNPAVLGLGGMYYSDAMKVPLVASYHTHLPKYLQHYGLGFLEGTLWGLLKLGHNRAQLNLCTSTAMQEELSSHGIERVKVWQRGVDTELFHPSAASDEMRDRLSDGQPDRPLLLYVGRLSAEKEVSRIRTILEQMPETRLAIVGDGPDRSVLEEHFDGHDVVFTGYLKGQTLAAAFASADLFVFPSRTETLGLVLLEAMAAGCPAMAARSGGITDIIEEGVNGYLFEPNSEAEFVNVARQMLSDRDRVADIRANARKEAERWGWEAATHQLESFYRGVTERAIAC, from the coding sequence ATGCGCGTCGCCCTGTTTACCGAAACCTTTTTGCCGAAGATTGACGGCATCGTGACGCGCCTGTGTCACACGATCGAACACCTCACCGCCCACGGCAACGAGGTCATTGCGATCGCTCCCGACGTCGATGGTGCCCCTCGCCGCTTCGCCCGCGCCCGCGTCTACGGTATGCCGGGTATTCCCCTGCCGATGTACCCCGAACTGAAATTAGCCGCTCCGGGGCCAGCGATCGGTCGAGTGCTGCGCCGCTTTCGCCCCGACATTATTCATGTGGTCAATCCTGCCGTACTCGGTTTAGGGGGAATGTATTACAGCGACGCCATGAAGGTGCCGCTGGTGGCGTCCTATCACACCCACTTACCCAAGTACCTGCAGCACTACGGTCTCGGCTTTTTAGAAGGCACCCTCTGGGGGTTACTCAAGCTGGGCCACAACCGCGCCCAACTCAACCTCTGTACCTCTACCGCAATGCAGGAGGAGCTGAGCAGCCACGGCATCGAGCGGGTGAAGGTGTGGCAGCGGGGCGTCGATACCGAGCTCTTTCATCCCAGCGCCGCCTCGGATGAAATGCGCGATCGCCTCAGTGACGGCCAACCCGATCGTCCGCTGCTTCTCTATGTCGGTCGCCTCTCTGCTGAAAAGGAGGTCAGCCGCATTCGCACCATCCTGGAGCAGATGCCGGAAACGCGCTTGGCGATTGTGGGGGACGGTCCCGATCGGTCTGTGCTGGAAGAGCATTTTGACGGGCACGACGTTGTCTTTACGGGCTATCTCAAGGGCCAAACCCTGGCGGCAGCTTTCGCCTCTGCCGATCTTTTCGTGTTTCCCTCTCGCACCGAAACATTAGGGCTGGTGTTGCTAGAAGCAATGGCGGCGGGCTGTCCGGCAATGGCAGCTCGCTCTGGCGGTATCACCGACATTATTGAAGAGGGAGTCAATGGCTATCTGTTCGAGCCCAATTCCGAAGCAGAGTTTGTCAATGTGGCCCGACAGATGTTGAGCGATCGCGATCGGGTTGCCGACATTCGCGCAAATGCTCGCAAAGAGGCCGAACGATGGGGCTGGGAAGCCGCCACCCACCAATTGGAAAGCTTCTATCGGGGCGTGACAGAGCGCGCGATCGCTTGCTAA
- a CDS encoding helix-turn-helix domain-containing protein, which translates to MAVTEEKVYRYRVGAAFERVGSSLESQDVAEAMSKRRGIWISSDAEDLTKQLTQISPKDTWNRLLLLTPDIDKARLELLGVYFRSIVSPAKGIKLLESEELAEVLAADRPEDYFIGGLVDFADESLILYRGNLEPLVIPFDWFHTTPQGLQPDFHQFTVTDFGQTINLGDYEAASDAILYEFSRDARKRMKSRALASDDSLGAAIRRLRLQKNLSLKDFPNVSEKTLGRIERGEVEAPHQETIANIALHLGVSPEELESY; encoded by the coding sequence ATGGCCGTCACGGAAGAGAAAGTCTATCGATATCGAGTCGGGGCTGCCTTCGAACGGGTGGGCTCTAGCCTGGAAAGTCAGGACGTGGCAGAAGCAATGTCGAAACGGCGCGGGATCTGGATTTCTTCAGATGCTGAAGACCTTACTAAGCAATTGACACAAATATCCCCCAAAGACACTTGGAATCGCTTATTGCTGCTCACTCCAGACATCGACAAAGCGCGTCTCGAGCTTCTAGGCGTTTATTTTCGTTCGATTGTCAGCCCTGCAAAAGGCATCAAACTCCTAGAATCTGAAGAGCTAGCGGAGGTACTCGCTGCCGATCGACCGGAGGACTACTTTATTGGCGGTCTAGTAGACTTTGCCGATGAGTCCCTCATACTCTACAGAGGAAATCTCGAACCTCTAGTCATTCCATTTGACTGGTTTCACACTACTCCACAGGGCTTGCAGCCTGATTTCCATCAATTTACAGTTACAGATTTCGGACAAACTATCAATCTCGGTGACTATGAAGCCGCTAGCGATGCCATTCTCTACGAATTCTCACGTGATGCCCGCAAGCGGATGAAATCTCGTGCGCTGGCCTCAGATGATTCACTCGGTGCTGCCATTCGCAGACTTCGGCTCCAAAAAAATCTATCCCTCAAAGACTTTCCCAATGTGAGTGAAAAAACACTCGGGCGCATTGAACGCGGCGAGGTTGAGGCTCCTCACCAGGAAACGATTGCCAACATAGCTTTACATCTGGGCGTATCTCCAGAGGAGCTCGAATCCTACTAG
- a CDS encoding cobyric acid synthase gives MAKSCMVVGTSSNVGKSLVVAALCRIFKQDGWSVAPFKAQNMSLNAYVTPDGGEIGYAQALQAWAAGVPPRVEMNPILLKPQGNMTSQIILNGHPVGTYRAGDYYETFFDRGWQAVRDTLDRLSPEYDWLICEGAGSPAEMNLHHRDLTNMRVAKYLQAPTLLVADIDRGGALAHVVGTLQVLPEEERQLFAGIVINKFRGVLDLLQPGLDWLEEYTGLPVVGVLPWLDFALPAEDSMSLFEQRGSKRTAQIEIAVIRLPHIANFTDFDPLAAEPTVRVRFVGLNESLGSPDVAILPGSKATIADLMALQESGMAEQLQRFSGAIAGICGGMQMLGQAIADPAGYEGPSGKFRGLGLLPLETQLTGEKVTRQVSTSDRWLGESPILGYEIHQGRTTFGHSARRMFERDDLGCVSADDRVWGSYLHGLFDNHAWRRQWLNRLRMAKSLRPLPELAGHYSEDRDRLLDRLAEIWRPQLDLKVLGYHSKLT, from the coding sequence ATGGCTAAATCCTGCATGGTGGTCGGCACCTCCTCCAATGTCGGCAAGTCATTGGTGGTGGCAGCTCTCTGTCGCATCTTCAAGCAAGACGGCTGGTCCGTCGCGCCGTTCAAGGCACAGAACATGTCTTTAAACGCCTATGTAACGCCAGATGGGGGGGAGATTGGCTACGCACAGGCACTGCAGGCATGGGCAGCAGGAGTGCCGCCCCGGGTAGAAATGAACCCGATTCTGCTCAAACCGCAGGGGAATATGACCTCGCAAATTATCTTGAACGGCCATCCGGTCGGCACCTATCGGGCGGGGGATTATTACGAAACCTTTTTCGATCGCGGCTGGCAAGCGGTGCGAGACACGTTGGACCGGCTGAGTCCAGAGTATGACTGGCTAATTTGCGAAGGGGCAGGCAGTCCGGCGGAGATGAACCTGCACCATCGCGATTTGACCAATATGCGGGTGGCGAAGTACTTGCAAGCGCCTACCCTGCTGGTGGCGGATATCGATCGCGGTGGGGCTTTGGCCCATGTCGTAGGCACCTTGCAGGTATTGCCCGAAGAGGAGCGCCAGCTCTTTGCAGGCATTGTCATCAACAAATTTCGAGGTGTCCTCGATCTGCTGCAACCGGGATTGGATTGGCTGGAAGAATATACGGGGCTGCCAGTGGTGGGCGTCTTGCCTTGGCTGGACTTTGCCTTGCCAGCTGAGGACTCTATGAGCTTGTTCGAGCAGCGGGGCAGCAAGCGAACGGCCCAGATCGAGATTGCCGTCATTCGCTTGCCACACATTGCCAACTTCACCGATTTCGATCCGCTAGCTGCCGAACCGACGGTGCGGGTGCGCTTTGTGGGTTTGAACGAATCCTTAGGGTCTCCAGATGTGGCGATCTTGCCGGGGAGTAAAGCGACCATTGCCGATTTAATGGCACTGCAGGAATCGGGCATGGCCGAGCAACTACAGAGGTTCTCGGGGGCGATCGCCGGCATCTGTGGAGGGATGCAGATGTTGGGGCAGGCGATCGCCGATCCGGCCGGCTATGAAGGGCCGAGCGGCAAGTTTCGGGGCTTGGGATTGCTGCCGCTGGAGACGCAGTTAACGGGGGAAAAGGTGACTCGCCAAGTGAGTACGAGCGATCGCTGGTTGGGAGAGTCGCCCATTCTCGGCTACGAAATTCATCAAGGGCGAACGACGTTTGGTCATTCTGCTCGCAGGATGTTCGAGCGCGACGATCTCGGCTGCGTGTCAGCCGACGATCGCGTTTGGGGCAGTTACCTGCACGGTCTTTTCGACAACCACGCTTGGCGCAGGCAGTGGCTCAACCGCCTGCGGATGGCCAAAAGCTTGCGCCCGCTGCCCGAATTGGCAGGCCATTACAGTGAGGATCGCGATCGCCTGCTCGATCGCTTGGCAGAAATCTGGCGACCCCAGCTCGATCTGAAGGTGTTAGGCTATCATTCCAAACTTACCTAA
- a CDS encoding SGNH/GDSL hydrolase family protein codes for MRLSRMYEYRRKRRRSGFLMRLLAILLLIVGIPVGLEFLVRALADATGFAEAFEGQGSDEPELTRSYRLSFLSQSGYVFDSDRPNGDLMAVRTPLLGYALQANTNSNYWAINESGFRDIEPISVNKPADEIRIAVLGGSAAFGQLSSNNAATFSEQLEAQLNDRVAQQQANPDSFQPDMLPFFADRVQVVLARPPRIKEGNYRVINAAVPGYASGNELALLAQQILAYQPDVIVVLNGYADLFLPGDLAGADVPGLDDLAIPAEEVNLKEVAASEAKEWFDRLLLVRSFKHYFLQAQQEVEQQQSLQALNVMGVDPDSTLADSLPPDDAELTRRIERYRNHLLQMVRLNSGAGSLMLIGVQPEIMGRNPSAMTIEETAIVQNLGEDYSDRMPQLYRRLMDAANQAAQASANASVVNLSGLYDNFDGQAFQGPTSLTDGANVLLAERIYDRIAEKFVLVPTPFDPRRSSRFR; via the coding sequence ATGAGGTTGTCACGCATGTACGAGTACCGACGCAAGCGTCGCCGCTCTGGGTTCCTAATGCGGTTGCTTGCCATCCTGCTCCTGATTGTCGGCATTCCGGTAGGCTTGGAGTTTTTAGTCCGGGCTCTGGCCGATGCAACTGGATTTGCCGAAGCATTTGAAGGGCAGGGCTCGGACGAACCGGAGTTGACCCGCTCCTATCGACTCAGTTTCCTCAGTCAGTCTGGCTACGTCTTCGACAGCGATCGCCCGAACGGCGATCTGATGGCGGTCCGCACTCCGTTACTGGGTTATGCCCTGCAAGCCAACACCAACAGCAATTATTGGGCGATTAACGAAAGCGGTTTTCGGGATATCGAGCCCATTTCTGTCAATAAGCCCGCTGACGAAATTCGGATTGCGGTATTGGGGGGGTCAGCTGCCTTTGGCCAGTTGAGCTCCAACAATGCAGCCACCTTTTCGGAACAGCTAGAGGCCCAACTGAACGATCGCGTCGCCCAGCAGCAGGCCAATCCCGATTCCTTTCAGCCGGATATGCTGCCGTTTTTTGCCGATCGCGTGCAGGTGGTGTTGGCTCGTCCTCCCCGCATTAAAGAAGGCAACTATCGCGTCATTAATGCCGCCGTTCCGGGGTATGCCTCGGGGAATGAATTAGCCCTATTGGCCCAGCAAATTTTGGCCTATCAGCCTGACGTGATCGTGGTGCTGAATGGATATGCAGATCTATTTTTACCGGGCGATCTCGCCGGTGCAGACGTGCCGGGTTTAGACGATTTGGCGATTCCAGCGGAAGAAGTCAACCTCAAAGAAGTGGCTGCGAGCGAGGCTAAGGAGTGGTTCGATCGACTGCTCTTGGTGCGCAGTTTCAAGCACTATTTCTTGCAAGCCCAGCAGGAAGTCGAACAGCAGCAGTCGCTCCAAGCGCTGAATGTCATGGGGGTCGATCCTGACAGCACTTTGGCTGACAGTTTGCCGCCAGACGATGCCGAGCTCACTCGGCGGATAGAGCGCTATCGCAACCATTTATTGCAGATGGTGCGGCTCAATTCGGGGGCGGGTAGCTTGATGCTGATTGGGGTGCAGCCCGAAATTATGGGGCGCAATCCCTCGGCTATGACGATCGAGGAGACGGCAATTGTGCAGAATCTGGGGGAAGACTACAGCGATCGCATGCCACAGCTGTATCGCCGCTTGATGGATGCAGCGAACCAGGCAGCGCAAGCATCTGCCAATGCCTCGGTGGTGAACTTGTCGGGGTTGTACGACAATTTTGACGGGCAAGCCTTCCAGGGGCCAACGAGTTTGACGGATGGGGCCAATGTTTTGCTAGCCGAGCGGATCTACGACCGAATCGCGGAAAAGTTTGTGCTCGTTCCCACCCCCTTCGATCCCCGGCGGAGTTCGAGGTTTAGGTAA
- a CDS encoding GNAT family N-acetyltransferase, whose protein sequence is MQLRSATIEDLPAIVEIYNSTIPSRSVTADTEPVTVESRLEWFRAHSSDRLPLWVIDREPQRVVGWLSFQVFYGRPAYRATAEVSIYVAPTYRRQGVGSFLLREAIARSPALGLRALLGFIFARNLPSLQLFQQFGFEQWGHLPAVAQFDGIERDLLILGRRL, encoded by the coding sequence GTGCAACTGAGATCTGCGACGATTGAGGATCTGCCCGCGATTGTGGAGATCTACAATTCCACCATTCCCAGTCGGAGCGTCACCGCCGATACCGAGCCCGTAACGGTGGAGAGTCGCTTGGAGTGGTTTCGCGCTCATTCCAGCGATCGCTTGCCCCTGTGGGTTATCGATAGAGAGCCGCAGCGGGTGGTGGGGTGGCTGAGTTTTCAGGTCTTTTATGGCCGACCCGCCTATCGAGCGACGGCAGAGGTGAGCATTTACGTCGCCCCTACCTACCGCCGTCAAGGGGTCGGGAGCTTTTTGTTGAGAGAAGCGATCGCGCGATCGCCAGCCTTGGGGTTGCGCGCGTTATTGGGGTTTATTTTTGCCCGTAACTTGCCCAGCTTGCAATTGTTCCAACAGTTCGGGTTCGAGCAGTGGGGGCATTTGCCAGCAGTTGCCCAGTTTGATGGCATCGAGCGAGATTTGCTCATTTTAGGTCGGAGGCTATAG
- the murI gene encoding glutamate racemase, translating to MGSVASTLPIGVFDSGVGGLTVWRELRRQLPRESFVYLGDTARLPYGGRSPAEILQSVREISNWMVQQPVKAIVMACNTSSALALEQVRHEFDVPMLGLILPGARAAVKRGQRIGAIATQATVNSHAYRDAILEINNELECWEVACPDFVPLIEAGQMDSPALHAAVREYLQPLLERRIDTLISGCTHYPLIEAAIRQVLPPSVCWIDPAVSLATAVKRELEFLGLRARGNSPSTRFCITGDDADRFAELAAQWIHPIAGDRILVEIVELLSIAPAAAERHQRAE from the coding sequence GTGGGTTCTGTTGCATCGACGTTGCCAATTGGCGTGTTTGACAGTGGTGTTGGTGGGTTGACGGTTTGGCGAGAGTTGCGACGGCAGCTCCCTCGCGAATCGTTTGTTTATTTGGGCGACACGGCGCGCTTGCCCTACGGCGGGCGATCGCCCGCAGAGATTTTGCAAAGCGTGCGCGAAATTTCGAACTGGATGGTGCAGCAGCCGGTCAAGGCCATTGTGATGGCTTGCAACACCAGCTCTGCCTTGGCGTTAGAACAGGTGCGGCACGAATTTGACGTTCCCATGTTGGGGTTGATTCTACCGGGGGCGAGGGCCGCCGTGAAACGAGGGCAGCGCATTGGGGCGATCGCCACGCAAGCCACTGTCAACAGCCACGCCTATCGAGATGCCATCCTCGAAATTAATAACGAGCTGGAATGTTGGGAGGTGGCCTGTCCCGATTTTGTGCCCCTGATTGAGGCGGGACAGATGGACAGTCCTGCCCTCCATGCCGCCGTGCGAGAGTACTTACAACCGCTCTTGGAGCGTCGCATCGACACGCTCATTTCTGGCTGTACCCACTACCCCCTGATCGAAGCGGCCATCCGCCAAGTATTGCCCCCCTCCGTCTGCTGGATCGACCCAGCCGTTTCCTTAGCCACAGCAGTGAAGCGCGAATTGGAATTCCTCGGCCTGCGCGCCCGTGGCAATTCCCCCTCGACGCGCTTTTGCATCACGGGCGACGACGCAGATCGCTTTGCCGAATTGGCCGCCCAATGGATTCATCCGATTGCAGGGGATCGCATCCTGGTGGAAATCGTTGAGTTACTGTCAATTGCCCCCGCCGCCGCTGAGCGCCACCAGCGGGCTGAGTAA